One segment of Triticum aestivum cultivar Chinese Spring chromosome 2A, IWGSC CS RefSeq v2.1, whole genome shotgun sequence DNA contains the following:
- the LOC123190601 gene encoding kinesin-like protein KIN-14I codes for MASAAPQQLGVNGSAAATPLHGPAAADGYDSDGSYNFAPPTPSTLSMSIPPELAGAIPLIDRFQVEGFLKAMQKQIQSSGKRGFFIKKSVGPQVREKFTLEDMLCFQKDPIPTSLLKVPNDLVSRSIKLFHVILKYMGVDSPAIISLEERIELVAKLYKHTLKRSELRDELFAQISKQTRNNPDRSWLIRAWELMYLCASSMPPSKDIGAYLSEYVHYIAHGATTDSDVRVLALNTLNALKRSVKAGPRVAIPAREEIEALLTSRKLTTIVFFLDETFEEITYDMATTVADAVEELAGIIKLSVYSSFSLFECRKIVNGSKSSEVGNEEYIGLDDNKYIGDLLSEFKSAKDRNKGEILHCKLVFKKRLFRESDEAVTDPMFVQLSYVQLQHDYILGNYPVGRDDAAQLTALQILVEIGFIDNPESCVEWISLLERFLPRQVAITRAKRDWELDIISRYQLMEHLSKDDARNQFLRILRTLPYGNSVFFSVRKIDDPIGLLPGRIILGINKRGVHFFRPVPKEYLHSAELRDIMQFGSSNTAVFFKMRVAGVLHIFQFETKQGEEICVALQTHINDVMLRRYSKARSGSATSTVSQNDVSQADKPPNAEMYDKRVQELSKVVDESQKKADQLRDELQRKTQQEREMQEELEGLRDTLQSERHIIKEVTSERDRLKSLCDEKESSLQVALVEKNRLETKLTNGQGQENNTKTDLSGNHCERDTLTTVGSVNSGIEMLTKLEEELKSCQKELAASKEVSKKLIMERNMLEQRIQRLERAKSEEKSTMQRVYEDECRKLKAHTATLEQKLESTTQSLNVAESTLALRNTEVDTLQNTLKELDELREFKADVDRKNQQTAEILKRQGAQLVELESLYKQEQVLRKRYYNTIEDMKGKIRVFCRLRPLNDKELSLKDKNIVCSPDEFTIAHPWKDDKSKQHIYDRVFDAYTTQEDVFEDTKYLVQSAVDGYNVCIFAYGQTGSGKTFTIYGSDNNPGLTPRATAELFRVIKRDGNKYSFSLKAYMVELYQDNLVDLLLPKNAMRQKLEIKKDSKGVVTVENVTVVNISSFEELKTIITRGSERRHTAGTNMNDESSRSHLILSIIIESTNLQTQSYARGKLSFVDLAGSERVKKSGSAGKQLKEAQSINKSLSALADVIGALSSDGQHIPYRNHKLTMLMSDSLGGNAKTLMFVNVSPAESNLEETHNSLMYASRVRCIVNDTSKHVSPKEIMRLKKLISYWKEQAGKRSEGDELEEIQEERISKEKADTRLTA; via the exons ATGGCGTCGGCCGCGCCGCAGCAGCTCGGCGTCAACGGCTCCGCGGCCGCCACGCCGCTGCACGGCCCCGCGGCGGCCGACGGGTACGACAGCGACGGCAGCTACAACTTCGCGCCGCC TACTCCATCGACATTGTCCATGTCCATACCCCCGGAGCTTGCTGGAGCAATCCCGCTAATCGACAGGTTCCAG GTGGAGGGATTTCTCAAGGCAATGCAAAAACAGATTCAATCATCTGGAAAGCGTGGCTTTTTTATTAAAAAATCAGTGGGTCCGCAAGTTCGTGAGAAGTTCACTTTGGAAGATATGTTGTGTTTCCAAAAG GATCCTATTCCAACTTCGTTACTGAAAGTACCTAATGACCTTGTAAGCCGCTCAATTAAATTATTCCATGTCATATTAAAGTACATGGGCGTCGATTCACCTGCAATAATAAGTTTGGAAGAAAGAATTGAACTTGTTGCAAAGCTTTATAAGCATACTTTGAAGCGGTCCGAACTTCGAGATGAGCTATTTGCGCAGATTTCAAAACAAACACGTAACAATCCCGATCG GAGTTGGTTGATAAGAGCTTGGGAGctaatgtatttatgtgcatcttcCATGCCACCAAGCAAAGATATCGGGGCATACTTGTCTGAGTATGTTCACTATATTGCTCATGGAGCCACAACAGATTCAGATGTTCGAGTTCTAGCACTGAACACACTAAATGCATTAAAACGCTCGGTTAAGGCAGGCCCACGGGTTGCAATTCCTGCGCGGGAGGAGATAGAAGCTCTTTTAACCAGCCGGAAGCTTACAACAATTGTCTTTTTCTTGGATGAAACATTTGAAGAGATCACCTACGACATGGCAACAACAGTTGCCGATGCTGTTGAG GAACTTGCTGGCATTATCAAACTTTCAGTATATTCCAGTTTCAGTCTTTTTGAATGCCGAAAGATTGTTAATGGATCTAAGTCTTCAGAAGTTGGCAATG AGGAATACATTGGGTTAGACGATAACAAGTACATTGGGGACTTGCTATCTGAATTCAAGTCAGCTAAGGATCGCAACAAAGGAGAAATTTTGCACTGCAAACTTGTATTTAAGAAACGCCTCTTTCGTGAGTCTGATGAGGCTGTGACTGATCCGATGTTCGTTCAGCTATCATATGTCCAG TTACAACATGATTATATTCTAGGCAACTACCCAGTTGGCAGGGATGATGCTGCACAACTCACTGCCCTGCAAATATTGGTTGAGATTGGATTCATTGACAATCCTGAGTCGTGCGT TGAATGGATATCTCTTCTAGAGAGGTTTCTACCTAGACAAGTTGCAATTACTAGAGCAAAGCGAGACTGGGAGCTCGACATCATCTCACGCTATCAGTTAATG GAACACTTGTCAAAAGATGATGCAAGGAACCAGTTTCTCAGAATCCTAAGAACTCTTCCATACGGCAATTCAGTTTTCTTCAGCGTTCGGAAAATTGATGACCCAATAGGACTTCTACCTGGAAGAATCATTTTGGGAATCAACAAACGAGGG GTTCACTTTTTTCGTCCGGTTCCCAAGGAATACCTACATTCTGCAGAGCTGAGAGACATAATGCAGTTTGGGAGCAGCAATACTGCTGTTTTCTTTAAGATGCGAGTTGCTGGTGTCCTTCATATCTTTCAGTTTGAAACCAAGCAG GGTGAAGAAATATGCGTAGCACTTCAAACACATATAAATGATGTGATGCTCCGCAGATATTCAAAAGCACGTTCTGGCTCTGCTACTAGCACGGTTTCTCAGAATGATGTTTCTCAAGCAGATAAGCCACCAAATGCTGAAATGTATGACAAACGTGTCCAAGAACTGTCAAAAGTAGTTGATGAGTCTCAGAAGAAAGCAGACCAG TTGCGGGATGAGTTACAGAGGAAGACACAACAAGAAAGAGAGATGCAAGAAGAATTGGAAGGGCTAAGAGACACCTTACAATCTGAACGACATATCATTAAAGAAGTAACAAGTGAGCGGGATAGGCTAAAATCCCTATGTGATGAAAAGGAATCTTCTTTGCAG GTTGCATTGGTGGAGAAAAATAGACTGGAGACCAAATTAACAAATGGTCAGGGCCAAGAGAACAATACCAAAACAGACTTATCTGGAAATCATTGTGAAAGAGATACTTTGACGACCGTAGGCAGCGTCAACAGTGGCATTGAG ATGTTGACTAAGCTCGAGGAGGAGTTGAAGTCTTGTCAAAAAGAGCTTGCTGCATCAAAAGAAGTATCAAAGAAGTTAATTATGGAAAGGAATATGCTCGAACAGAGGATTCAAAGGCTTGAGAGGGCAAAAAGTGAAGAG AAAAGTACAATGCAAAGAGTTTATGAGGATGAATGTCGTAAGTTAAAAGCTCATACAGCTACACTGGAGCAAAAATTGGAAAGTACAACACAGTCATTAAATGTTGCTGAATCAACTCTTGCCTTGAGAAATACTGAGGTGGATACATTGCAAAATACTCTCAAGGAGCTTGATGAGTTAAGAGAGTTTAAAGCG GATGTGGACAGAAAGAACCAACAGACCGCTGAGATTCTTAAAAGGCAAGGAGCACAGTTGGTTGAGCTTGAAAGTCTTTATAAGCAAGAACAGGTTTTGCGAAAACGTTACTATAACACAATTGAAG ATATGAAAGGAAAAATAAGAGTTTTTTGTCGCTTGCGTCCTCTAAACGACAAGGAACTTTCTTTAAAGGATAAGAATATTGTATGCAGTCCTGATGAATTTACAATTGCACATCCGTGGAAAGATGACAAGTCAAAGCAACACATATATGATCGTGTTTTCGATGCATATACGACTCAAGAAGATGTTTTCGAGGACACCAAG TATCTAGTACAATCAGCTGTTGATGGATATAATGTTTGTATATTTGCTTATGGTCAAACTGGTTCCGGGAAGACTTTTACAATATATGGTTCAGACAACAATCCTGGTCTTACTCCAAGGGCTACAGCAGAACTTTTTAGGGTGATAAAGCGTGATGGCAACAAGTATTCATTTTCCTTGAAG GCATATATGGTGGAACTTTATCAAGATAATCTTGTGGACCTGTTGTTGCCCAAAAATGCTATGCGACAAAAATTAGAAATAAAAAAGGACTCCAAG GGTGTTGTTACTGTTGAAAATGTCACAGTTGTAAACATTTCAAGTTTTGAAGAATTGAAAACTATAATAACAAGAGGTTCTGAGAGAAGGCACACTGCTGGAACAAATATGAATGATGAGAGCTCAAGATCTCATTTAATCCTTTCAATAATTATTGAAAGCACCAATCTCCAAACTCAATCTTATGCAAGAGGAAAG CTAAGTTTTGTGGATCTTGCTGGTTCTGAGAGGGTGAAAAAGTCCGGTTCAGCAGGAAAACAATTAAAAGAAGCACAGAGCATCAATAAATCCCTTTCTGCATTGGCTGATGTTATTGGTGCTTTATCTTCTGATGGACAACATATACCTTACCGGAACCATAAGTTGACAATGCTTATGAGTGATTCACTTGGAGGCAATGCAAAAACCCTGATGTTTGTGAATGTTTCACCAGCGGAATCAAACTTGGAGGAGACTCACAACTCACTCAT GTATGCTTCACGAGTACGTTGCATTGTCAACGACACGAGCAAGCACGTTTCCCCCAAAGAAATCATGCGGTTGAAGAAGTTGATTTCTTACTGGAAGGAGCAAGCAGGCAAGCGGAGCGAGGGCGATGAACTGGAGGAAATACAGGAAGAGAGGATATCAAAAGAGAAAGCTGACACCCGGTTGACCGCTTGA